One Sphingobacteruim zhuxiongii DNA window includes the following coding sequences:
- a CDS encoding SusC/RagA family TonB-linked outer membrane protein: MKHLFMFFCIVFGIQHAYAQSTISGTVKDGQSSTVIPGVTVALKGKPVTTQTDETGKFTLEASPTDSITFTFIGYVTRTMPVGDQTFFNISLQSADETLEEVVVVGYGTQRKVDLTGSIAQVKGEAIANMPNANPISSLQGKVAGLTISNSGTPGGSPTVRIRGVNSTNNANPLYVVDGVLHDNIDFLSPQDIESLDVLRDPSSIAIYGLRGANGVIAVTLKKAAQGRTSINFSGSVGFDQVNDRIDLVDAEGFKRLYDMQLVNLGKAPFDYSKYTANTDWQDLVLRTAMNTNNNLSISNSTEKSSTHFSLGYNKQEGVVRNGDYERFTARLNSELKISERVKIGGDISGSYWNMNSTNVTLTNALWSAPIVGVKYDENTYYGMPSFQRAQVGNVMATLDRLDGTSLPRGYRFVGSLFAEVKIMEGLKWKSTVYTDLGFNNTRGYSPLAARYMYLGENGGADSFFQDDRVFTSVNQRNEEFRRFQQDHTLTWDKSFNEDHRLTAVGGFTTVFNDYTQLSGSRRDTSTNVPPNSDYWYLDIINQDSNPKGSYSGQGSQNTLAGVFARASYAYKNRYLLNATVRRDGSSKFAPKNRWGTFGSVGLGWVVSEESFFENVEKINFMKLRFAWGKLGNSNGVADNVYLPGLVNANTAVFGDNIYTSVKADYVPDPNLHWEVVKGIDLGLDLKAFNNKFNAEINLYDRTTSDILTMLTLPATDDRYFTNLGKITNRGIEVSMGWNNQLDELRYGINANYSYNKNIVNSIGDNTNFRVLGNEGANVTETGQPIGYFYGYKQIGIYQTVDDIENMAVQPGSAPGDIAFEDIDGDGAITEKERTYLGTPFPPHNFGINFSLGYKGFDFQIEGSGVAGNKIYAQRRTRNFADLNYESNRLDAWTGPGTSNVEPILDNSRGNNYKFSSYFLEPGDFFRIRTIQLGYSFNDALLARTFIRKARFFVNVQNLKTWSKVTGYTPEAAIGSIIAGGTDNATYPLPTSYSLGVNLSF, from the coding sequence ATGAAGCATCTATTTATGTTCTTCTGCATTGTATTTGGCATACAACACGCTTATGCCCAGAGCACAATTTCAGGAACAGTAAAAGACGGACAAAGCTCGACAGTCATTCCCGGTGTTACGGTTGCCCTCAAGGGAAAACCGGTGACTACGCAAACCGACGAGACAGGGAAATTCACACTAGAAGCCTCCCCTACCGATTCCATCACTTTTACCTTTATCGGCTATGTTACCAGAACAATGCCGGTTGGGGATCAAACTTTTTTCAACATCAGTCTACAGAGTGCAGACGAGACTTTGGAAGAAGTGGTCGTTGTTGGTTACGGTACGCAAAGAAAAGTTGATTTAACAGGTTCTATTGCGCAAGTGAAAGGAGAAGCGATTGCGAACATGCCAAATGCAAACCCTATTAGCTCTTTACAAGGTAAGGTTGCGGGTTTAACGATTTCTAACTCTGGTACTCCCGGCGGATCACCTACGGTACGTATCCGTGGTGTAAATAGTACCAATAACGCCAACCCTTTATATGTAGTTGACGGTGTTCTACATGATAATATTGACTTCTTATCACCACAAGACATTGAGTCTTTAGATGTCTTACGTGACCCTTCATCCATTGCTATCTACGGTTTACGTGGTGCCAATGGTGTTATTGCGGTAACCCTAAAAAAAGCTGCCCAAGGAAGAACAAGTATTAACTTCTCAGGTTCTGTAGGCTTTGATCAAGTCAATGATCGCATTGATTTAGTGGATGCTGAAGGCTTTAAAAGGCTATATGATATGCAACTTGTGAATCTAGGTAAAGCACCATTCGATTATAGCAAATATACAGCGAACACCGATTGGCAGGACTTAGTATTGAGAACTGCTATGAATACCAATAACAACCTGAGTATTTCTAACTCAACAGAAAAGTCCTCTACACACTTTAGCTTAGGTTATAACAAGCAAGAAGGTGTTGTACGTAATGGGGATTATGAACGCTTTACAGCGCGATTGAATTCCGAGTTAAAGATCTCAGAGCGTGTTAAAATTGGTGGTGATATCTCTGGATCATATTGGAATATGAATTCGACCAATGTGACCCTGACCAATGCTTTATGGTCAGCACCTATTGTTGGTGTTAAATATGATGAGAATACCTACTATGGTATGCCTTCCTTCCAACGTGCACAGGTTGGAAACGTGATGGCTACCTTAGATCGTTTAGATGGCACCTCATTACCACGCGGTTACCGTTTTGTAGGTAGCTTATTTGCTGAAGTAAAAATTATGGAAGGCTTGAAATGGAAATCAACCGTGTATACAGACCTTGGATTCAATAACACTAGAGGTTATTCTCCATTAGCTGCACGTTACATGTATTTAGGCGAAAACGGTGGTGCTGACAGTTTCTTTCAAGACGATCGTGTCTTTACTTCCGTAAATCAAAGGAATGAGGAATTTAGAAGATTCCAACAAGATCATACCTTAACCTGGGACAAGAGTTTCAATGAGGATCATCGATTAACTGCGGTAGGTGGTTTTACGACCGTATTTAATGATTACACCCAACTATCGGGCTCTCGACGCGATACATCAACGAATGTACCTCCAAACTCAGACTACTGGTATTTGGATATTATTAACCAAGATTCGAACCCGAAAGGTAGTTATTCGGGTCAAGGCTCCCAAAACACGTTAGCGGGTGTATTTGCGCGTGCAAGTTATGCTTATAAGAATCGCTACTTATTGAATGCAACAGTACGTCGCGATGGTTCATCAAAGTTTGCTCCTAAAAACCGTTGGGGAACATTTGGCTCCGTAGGTTTAGGATGGGTTGTATCCGAAGAGTCCTTCTTCGAAAATGTTGAGAAGATTAACTTTATGAAATTACGCTTTGCCTGGGGTAAATTAGGAAACTCCAACGGTGTCGCAGACAATGTTTACTTACCAGGACTCGTAAATGCAAATACTGCAGTCTTTGGCGACAATATCTACACCTCGGTAAAAGCAGATTATGTTCCAGATCCTAACTTACACTGGGAGGTTGTTAAGGGTATTGATCTAGGACTTGATCTTAAAGCATTCAACAATAAGTTTAATGCCGAAATTAATCTATATGACCGTACGACAAGCGACATCTTGACGATGTTGACTCTGCCCGCGACAGATGATCGTTATTTCACTAACTTAGGCAAAATCACCAATCGCGGTATAGAGGTTTCGATGGGCTGGAATAACCAACTAGATGAACTACGTTACGGTATTAATGCGAACTACTCTTACAATAAGAATATTGTTAACTCCATTGGAGATAACACCAACTTTAGAGTATTAGGAAATGAGGGTGCGAACGTGACGGAGACAGGACAGCCAATTGGTTATTTCTATGGCTACAAGCAAATTGGAATCTACCAAACTGTAGATGATATCGAGAATATGGCTGTACAACCTGGTTCTGCTCCTGGGGATATTGCGTTTGAAGATATTGACGGCGATGGAGCAATCACTGAAAAGGAAAGAACATACTTAGGAACACCATTCCCTCCACATAATTTCGGTATTAACTTCTCTTTAGGGTACAAAGGATTTGACTTCCAAATTGAAGGTAGTGGAGTTGCTGGCAATAAGATCTACGCACAACGTAGAACACGTAATTTTGCGGATTTAAACTATGAGAGCAATCGTTTGGATGCATGGACAGGTCCGGGCACGAGCAATGTTGAACCTATTTTAGATAACAGTCGCGGAAACAACTACAAGTTCAGTTCTTACTTCTTAGAGCCGGGCGATTTCTTCCGTATTCGTACCATTCAATTAGGTTATAGTTTTAACGATGCCTTGCTTGCACGTACTTTTATTCGCAAAGCGCGATTCTTTGTCAATGTACAGAATTTGAAGACTTGGAGTAAGGTTACAGGTTATACACCAGAAGCAGCTATTGGAAGTATCATTGCTGGCGGTACAGATAATGCGACTTATCCATTGCCAACCAGTTATTCCTTAGGTGTTAATCTTTCATTTTAA
- a CDS encoding RagB/SusD family nutrient uptake outer membrane protein has translation MSKYIKIALSIGCSIVLFSSCEKFLDTPPQGKYTEDTYPFPEGGSPYDRFVFSAYNDLRSYNVHVDGFVNATSIRSDDADKGSTASDGGADVISMDNFPVLATSGRANALWLGYLGLVNQSNRAIYQIDSISKQNQDEQMMQQSIAEARFLRGYAYFTLVRLFGRVPKFDKWASDPATQNNIPQSTAAELYAFIEEDLKFAAQNLPDSWDSKFAGRATKGAANGILAKAYITQKKWQQAYDAANTVKNSGLYDLSQNYSDIFSEKGENGRESVFEIQGTASADETTKNGIQYANLQGVRGSGNWNLGWGWNTPSTALEAAYEPGDPRKARTILYSSVTGKPGLSIYNETMPTYPSEVPNPMYNHKTLSDPALRNSVSRGSWWMNVRILRYADVVLMLAESANELGKSEEARSLLNSVRERARRGGASGVLPDVTDTDQSTLRNKIRHERRIELAMEHDRFFDLVRWGTAQSALHAAGKTNFQNSRDVLLPIPQTQIDLTKGVLTQNPGY, from the coding sequence ATGTCAAAATATATAAAAATAGCACTGAGTATAGGATGTTCAATTGTTCTATTCAGTAGTTGTGAGAAGTTTTTAGACACTCCTCCACAAGGAAAATATACAGAAGATACTTATCCTTTTCCAGAAGGCGGATCGCCTTATGATCGTTTTGTATTTTCGGCCTACAATGACCTACGTAGCTATAACGTACATGTCGACGGCTTTGTCAATGCGACAAGTATTCGAAGCGATGACGCTGATAAGGGTAGTACGGCGTCGGATGGTGGTGCTGACGTTATCTCAATGGATAATTTCCCGGTACTGGCAACCAGTGGTCGCGCAAATGCCTTATGGTTAGGTTATTTAGGATTAGTTAACCAAAGCAATCGTGCCATCTATCAAATCGATAGTATATCTAAACAGAATCAGGACGAGCAAATGATGCAACAATCGATTGCCGAAGCTCGCTTCCTTCGCGGATACGCTTATTTCACCTTAGTACGTTTATTTGGACGCGTTCCTAAATTCGATAAATGGGCTTCAGATCCTGCAACCCAAAACAATATTCCACAAAGTACAGCAGCAGAATTATATGCTTTCATTGAGGAAGACTTGAAATTCGCTGCGCAGAACTTACCAGATTCTTGGGACAGTAAATTTGCAGGACGCGCAACCAAAGGTGCTGCCAATGGTATATTAGCAAAAGCGTATATCACACAGAAAAAATGGCAACAAGCCTATGATGCCGCGAATACCGTGAAGAATTCCGGATTGTATGACCTATCGCAGAATTATAGCGATATCTTCTCAGAGAAGGGTGAAAACGGTAGAGAATCGGTTTTCGAAATTCAAGGCACAGCCTCTGCTGATGAAACCACTAAGAATGGTATTCAGTATGCCAATTTGCAAGGTGTACGTGGTTCAGGGAATTGGAATTTAGGCTGGGGCTGGAACACGCCGAGCACTGCATTAGAAGCTGCCTACGAACCTGGTGATCCACGCAAAGCTAGAACCATCTTATATTCCAGTGTGACCGGAAAACCTGGTTTGTCGATATACAATGAAACAATGCCAACGTATCCGTCGGAAGTACCAAATCCGATGTACAACCACAAAACCTTAAGTGATCCTGCGCTGAGAAACAGCGTGAGTCGCGGCTCTTGGTGGATGAATGTCCGTATTCTACGTTATGCGGATGTAGTCTTGATGCTTGCCGAATCGGCGAATGAATTAGGTAAATCAGAAGAAGCACGAAGCTTACTAAATTCTGTTCGCGAGCGTGCTCGTCGTGGCGGAGCTTCAGGTGTTCTGCCTGATGTTACAGATACAGATCAATCGACATTGCGTAATAAGATTCGTCATGAACGACGTATTGAACTAGCGATGGAGCATGATCGATTCTTTGACTTAGTACGCTGGGGAACTGCGCAAAGCGCGCTGCATGCCGCCGGAAAGACGAACTTCCAGAACTCTCGCGATGTCTTATTGCCAATTCCGCAAACGCAGATCGATTTAACTAAAGGTGTATTGACTCAAAACCCAGGTTATTAA
- a CDS encoding DUF4886 domain-containing protein, with translation MNKLFTKISQGLLLILMMSLAFSCKKDGNPNKLPDADISPSLVAPTDGYIRILAIGNSFSEDAIESHLYELAKESGKTIIIGNLYIGGASLDLHKRNIENSGAAYDYRKIGADGVKKSFPKVSIETAILDEHWDYISFQQVSQNSGQLQTVKDALPAIYNIVKEKALNPNVQYVYHQTWAYQQNSNHEGFANYDKDQMKMYQAIVDVSKQVKDIAPINIVVPAGTAIQNARTSLIEDNFTRDGYHLTIPFGRYIAACTWFETIFKKSAVGMTYKPEGLSTFEASIAQNAAHLAVLKPYEVTPMTDFQGGNGGPLTSAVLIDFGNNAASERWNQLSNFLAGTSASLKDSLGSYTGIKASITERFNGINADGPTSTSTPLNMPSNVSKYAYFGNSKGDFAGMKIVQSKVELSGLDKDQSYSLSFFGARGGVSDNRETKYICTGSNEVAVTLNTSSNSTNIAVAKAVKPDVNGKITITITAGENNNNGTGFFYISALRLMSGS, from the coding sequence ATGAATAAGTTATTCACTAAAATATCCCAAGGCCTACTGCTCATCTTGATGATGAGCTTGGCTTTCTCCTGTAAAAAGGATGGAAACCCGAATAAACTACCTGATGCCGATATCTCCCCTTCTTTAGTGGCACCTACCGATGGATACATTCGTATCCTCGCAATCGGTAATAGCTTTTCGGAGGATGCGATCGAATCGCATTTATATGAATTAGCAAAAGAGAGCGGAAAGACAATAATCATAGGTAATCTATATATTGGTGGAGCATCATTAGATTTACATAAAAGGAATATTGAAAACTCCGGTGCGGCTTATGACTACCGTAAAATTGGCGCCGATGGCGTTAAAAAATCTTTTCCGAAGGTATCTATTGAAACTGCCATTCTGGATGAGCATTGGGATTATATTTCCTTCCAACAAGTGAGTCAAAACTCTGGACAACTCCAAACGGTCAAAGATGCATTACCAGCAATCTATAACATCGTAAAGGAGAAAGCCTTAAACCCGAACGTGCAATACGTTTACCATCAAACATGGGCTTATCAGCAAAACTCAAATCATGAAGGTTTTGCTAACTATGATAAAGATCAAATGAAGATGTATCAGGCGATTGTGGACGTCTCTAAACAAGTGAAAGACATTGCCCCTATTAACATTGTTGTACCGGCAGGAACCGCTATTCAGAATGCGCGTACTTCTTTAATTGAAGATAATTTTACACGCGATGGATATCATTTAACGATTCCTTTCGGGCGCTATATCGCGGCTTGTACATGGTTTGAAACCATATTTAAGAAGTCTGCAGTCGGAATGACTTATAAACCGGAAGGCTTATCGACATTCGAAGCATCTATTGCACAAAATGCCGCACACCTAGCCGTATTGAAGCCTTATGAAGTAACGCCAATGACGGATTTTCAAGGTGGTAACGGTGGTCCATTGACAAGTGCCGTGCTTATTGACTTCGGTAATAATGCTGCATCTGAACGTTGGAATCAATTATCTAATTTCTTAGCGGGCACCTCAGCTAGCTTAAAAGATAGCCTTGGTTCTTATACGGGTATCAAAGCAAGCATTACAGAGCGTTTTAACGGAATTAATGCCGATGGCCCGACAAGTACAAGTACGCCTTTAAACATGCCTTCAAATGTCTCTAAATACGCTTATTTCGGGAACTCAAAAGGCGACTTTGCAGGAATGAAGATTGTGCAATCGAAGGTCGAGCTGAGCGGATTGGATAAAGATCAAAGCTATAGCCTATCCTTTTTCGGCGCCAGAGGTGGTGTTTCCGATAACCGAGAAACAAAATATATCTGTACAGGCAGCAATGAGGTTGCTGTCACATTGAATACATCTAGCAACTCGACAAATATCGCTGTGGCCAAAGCTGTAAAACCAGATGTTAATGGTAAAATTACAATTACGATCACCGCAGGTGAGAATAACAATAACGGAACTGGATTTTTCTATATTTCTGCCTTAAGACTAATGTCTGGCAGTTAG
- a CDS encoding riboflavin synthase, with product MFTGIIETIGTVQKIESELANLHFYISSAISDELKVDQSVSHNGVCLTVVELEPGVHKVTAIRETLEKSNLGLLKEGDIVNIERCTQIGGRLDGHIVQGHVDQTAICIAAEPQDGSVLFTFEYEPGPKNITVEKGSVTVNGISLTVVNSERNSFSVAIIPFTLEHTNLKDLTVGQTVNLEFDIIGKYVSRIMELRG from the coding sequence ATGTTCACAGGAATTATAGAAACCATAGGTACTGTTCAGAAGATTGAATCAGAGTTAGCGAACTTACATTTCTACATCAGTTCGGCGATCAGTGATGAGCTTAAAGTTGATCAAAGTGTATCCCATAACGGTGTTTGTTTAACTGTTGTTGAACTCGAACCTGGTGTACATAAGGTAACGGCTATCCGAGAGACCTTGGAGAAAAGTAACCTCGGTTTATTAAAAGAAGGTGATATCGTCAATATCGAACGCTGTACACAAATCGGCGGACGCTTGGATGGGCATATCGTACAAGGCCATGTGGATCAAACCGCTATCTGTATTGCGGCAGAACCACAGGATGGTTCGGTGTTATTTACTTTTGAATACGAACCAGGCCCAAAAAATATAACCGTTGAAAAAGGATCGGTGACTGTGAACGGTATTAGTCTTACTGTGGTTAATTCAGAACGCAATAGCTTCTCTGTAGCGATTATTCCATTTACACTAGAACATACGAATCTGAAAGATCTTACCGTTGGTCAAACGGTGAATCTAGAATTTGATATTATTGGGAAATACGTGAGTCGTATTATGGAGTTGCGGGGGTAA
- a CDS encoding hydrogen peroxide-inducible genes activator, giving the protein MTLVQLEYIIAVDTYRSFVAAAEKCFVTQPTLSMQVQKLEESLGVKIFDRSRQPVVPTEIGEKIIEQARTVLTESKKIGDLLQTERGELTGDLRIGVIPTVAPYLLPNVITNFLKKYSKLKLHIWEYTTEQIIQELKVGTLDCGILSTPLHEPSIQETPLFYETFVAYVSERSGLYGKKAVGPDELSDDKLWLLNEGHCMRGQVLSICNYKHNHSIEGTFDYNTGSVETLKRMVDLNGGITILPEMSIINYNDEQMQHIRYFKSPEPVREISLVTPQNYVKKNAINTLKNEILNIVPERFKSRKKKEVMGFSL; this is encoded by the coding sequence ATGACGCTAGTTCAATTAGAATATATCATCGCCGTAGATACCTACCGCAGTTTTGTTGCGGCGGCCGAAAAGTGTTTTGTGACGCAGCCTACCTTGAGTATGCAAGTTCAGAAATTAGAAGAATCCCTAGGGGTTAAGATTTTTGACCGTAGCCGCCAGCCGGTAGTGCCAACAGAAATCGGCGAGAAAATTATCGAACAAGCACGTACCGTTTTAACGGAAAGCAAGAAGATTGGCGATTTGCTGCAAACAGAAAGGGGAGAGCTGACCGGCGATCTACGAATCGGCGTGATACCAACTGTTGCGCCCTATCTCTTGCCAAATGTCATCACCAATTTTCTAAAGAAGTACAGCAAACTCAAACTGCATATTTGGGAATATACTACCGAGCAGATTATTCAGGAGCTAAAAGTTGGAACCCTCGATTGTGGGATTCTGTCGACGCCCCTGCATGAACCCTCTATTCAAGAGACTCCTTTATTTTATGAGACTTTTGTTGCGTATGTTTCTGAGCGAAGTGGATTGTACGGCAAGAAGGCTGTAGGTCCCGATGAGCTTTCCGACGACAAGCTCTGGTTGCTAAATGAAGGACATTGTATGCGTGGTCAGGTGTTGAGCATCTGCAACTATAAGCATAACCATTCCATAGAAGGTACTTTCGACTATAATACAGGTAGCGTGGAAACTTTAAAACGTATGGTAGACCTCAACGGCGGGATTACCATTCTGCCCGAGATGAGCATCATCAATTATAATGATGAACAGATGCAGCATATCCGCTACTTCAAGTCGCCTGAGCCGGTTCGAGAAATCAGTTTGGTGACGCCACAGAATTATGTGAAGAAGAACGCTATCAATACGCTGAAGAACGAGATATTGAATATCGTGCCGGAACGTTTTAAGTCGAGAAAAAAGAAAGAGGTAATGGGCTTTTCGCTGTAA
- the mazG gene encoding nucleoside triphosphate pyrophosphohydrolase, whose protein sequence is MAIIPPAAKNTPAEAFERLLEVLYTLRVECPWDKKQTMESLRHLTIEEMYELADAILENDMPEIKKELGDILMHLVFYARIAEEEEQFNIVDVLNAICDKLITRHPHIYSDTVVENDEQVKQNWETIKLKEGNASVLSGVPKGLPALVKAYRIQDKVRGVGFDWEDKQEVWAKVEEELAEFKAEFDLQNEVINQERAEAEFGDLLFSLINYARHIGINPENALERTNKKFIFRFNYLEEKAKADGKELKDMSLAEMDVYWNEAKSIK, encoded by the coding sequence ATGGCTATTATCCCTCCTGCAGCGAAAAACACCCCCGCTGAAGCATTTGAACGATTACTTGAAGTCCTTTATACCCTGCGTGTTGAATGTCCTTGGGACAAGAAGCAGACCATGGAAAGCCTACGTCATTTAACCATTGAAGAAATGTATGAATTGGCCGATGCAATCTTGGAGAATGATATGCCAGAAATTAAGAAAGAGCTTGGGGATATCTTAATGCATTTGGTGTTCTATGCGCGTATTGCAGAGGAGGAAGAACAATTTAATATCGTTGATGTACTCAATGCAATTTGCGATAAATTAATTACGCGACACCCGCACATCTATAGCGATACGGTGGTTGAAAACGACGAGCAGGTCAAACAGAATTGGGAGACCATTAAGCTTAAAGAAGGTAATGCTTCAGTTTTATCGGGCGTTCCTAAAGGTCTTCCAGCCTTGGTTAAGGCCTATCGAATTCAAGATAAGGTTCGCGGAGTTGGCTTTGATTGGGAAGACAAACAGGAGGTTTGGGCGAAAGTTGAAGAGGAACTCGCTGAATTTAAAGCGGAGTTTGATCTTCAAAATGAGGTGATCAATCAAGAGCGGGCTGAAGCGGAGTTTGGGGATCTCCTGTTTTCGCTAATCAATTACGCACGACATATCGGCATCAATCCAGAGAATGCTTTGGAGCGTACCAATAAGAAGTTTATCTTCCGTTTCAACTATTTAGAGGAGAAAGCAAAGGCAGATGGCAAGGAATTAAAGGATATGAGCTTGGCGGAGATGGATGTTTATTGGAATGAAGCGAAAAGCATAAAATAA
- a CDS encoding serine hydrolase domain-containing protein: MNHFFKFLKWLAISLVSLILVLLIAMYAFGVDYILKGVYVIYMQGHKTAYLDDYHYFDNHQIEAGSPQPWAKSADYNTVPITDSLKRIHDRLGSVAYVIIHQDSVWFEAYYGGYSDSSKSNSFSMAKSITAAILGKAVEQGQVKGLQQKVKDFVPELQGAYADQLSMEDLVSMSSGITWDESYYNPFSITTRLYFDKDIQGAIPALPVDKQPGARFIYQSGDTQMLGIALQRATNRSLSDLMSTYFWKPMGAEHSALWQVDSEKNGIEKAYCCIASNAKDFARFGKLYLQHGKWNGQQLLDSAYIAHSIRPRFADSPQYGYGWWMGTYKEKPYFYMDGHLGQYVIVVPEDELIIVRLGHSIDGGSRSDPNSAFYNFIDQAYVMLGDRLK; the protein is encoded by the coding sequence ATGAATCATTTCTTCAAGTTCCTTAAATGGCTAGCGATATCGCTTGTTAGCTTAATCTTGGTATTGCTAATTGCGATGTACGCTTTTGGCGTCGACTATATTCTAAAAGGTGTTTACGTTATTTATATGCAAGGCCATAAAACAGCCTACCTTGACGATTACCATTACTTTGACAACCATCAGATAGAGGCTGGGAGCCCGCAACCTTGGGCGAAATCTGCTGACTACAATACGGTTCCTATCACCGATTCTTTAAAACGAATTCATGATCGACTAGGTTCAGTGGCCTATGTGATTATACATCAGGATAGCGTTTGGTTTGAAGCCTATTATGGAGGCTATAGCGACAGCTCGAAGTCCAATTCTTTCTCTATGGCGAAGAGCATCACTGCGGCTATTTTAGGGAAAGCAGTCGAGCAGGGCCAAGTAAAAGGTTTGCAACAAAAGGTGAAGGACTTTGTGCCCGAACTGCAAGGTGCTTATGCGGATCAACTCAGCATGGAAGACTTGGTATCGATGAGCTCGGGAATTACCTGGGATGAAAGCTATTATAACCCTTTCTCCATTACAACAAGATTATATTTTGATAAAGATATTCAGGGTGCTATTCCGGCATTGCCTGTGGATAAGCAGCCCGGTGCTCGCTTTATCTACCAAAGTGGTGATACGCAGATGTTAGGCATTGCTTTGCAGCGCGCTACAAATAGAAGTTTGAGCGATTTAATGTCGACCTACTTCTGGAAACCGATGGGTGCTGAACATAGTGCTCTTTGGCAGGTAGATAGTGAGAAAAACGGCATCGAGAAGGCTTATTGCTGTATTGCCAGCAATGCGAAAGATTTTGCTCGCTTCGGCAAGCTTTATCTGCAACATGGAAAATGGAACGGGCAGCAATTGTTGGATTCTGCTTATATCGCGCATTCTATACGTCCTCGATTTGCTGATTCACCACAATATGGTTATGGCTGGTGGATGGGTACCTATAAAGAAAAACCTTATTTCTATATGGATGGGCACTTGGGACAGTATGTGATTGTTGTACCCGAGGATGAATTAATTATCGTGCGTCTAGGTCATAGCATCGATGGCGGTAGCCGCTCGGATCCAAATTCAGCATTTTATAATTTTATTGATCAGGCCTACGTGATGCTAGGTGATCGGCTGAAGTAG
- a CDS encoding HAD family hydrolase, giving the protein MHQNINSSTSHSVAAIFDMDGVIAHTNPYHAKAFEAFFERHQISYNEKQFEQHMYGKHNSYIFTHFFGRKIYGEELLTLEDEKEGLFREIYKSEAKSLPFLSEFLADLKAHEFKLGVATSAPRANMDLILDALSIRSFFDSTLGSENVSLHKPHPEVYLKSAENLQVDPQNCIVFEDSFSGVTAGLNAGMQVVGVLSSHTEDELPVCASYIHHYKHIDAKNVLQMIHHYVG; this is encoded by the coding sequence ATGCACCAAAATATCAATTCCTCTACTTCCCATTCTGTTGCTGCCATCTTCGATATGGATGGCGTTATTGCACATACGAATCCTTATCATGCGAAAGCTTTTGAAGCCTTTTTTGAGCGGCATCAAATCTCTTATAATGAAAAGCAGTTTGAACAGCATATGTACGGTAAACATAACAGTTATATTTTCACCCATTTCTTTGGGCGTAAAATTTATGGTGAGGAATTATTGACTTTGGAGGATGAGAAGGAAGGCTTATTTCGGGAGATCTATAAGAGTGAAGCCAAGTCGTTGCCGTTCCTCTCGGAGTTCCTCGCGGATTTGAAAGCGCATGAGTTTAAGCTAGGCGTAGCAACTTCAGCACCGCGAGCCAATATGGATCTAATATTGGATGCTTTAAGTATTCGTTCGTTTTTTGATTCGACCTTAGGTAGTGAGAATGTTTCTTTACATAAGCCGCATCCGGAAGTATATTTGAAATCGGCAGAGAATCTGCAGGTCGATCCCCAAAACTGTATCGTCTTTGAGGATTCATTCTCTGGTGTGACGGCGGGCTTAAATGCCGGTATGCAGGTCGTTGGGGTTTTAAGTTCGCACACGGAGGATGAGCTGCCTGTTTGTGCTAGCTATATCCATCATTACAAACATATCGATGCCAAGAATGTCTTACAGATGATTCATCATTATGTGGGATAA